The Saprospiraceae bacterium genome contains the following window.
CATTTTTTCATCTTCTGCTGCATAGACCAGTCGACCGATTTGGGCCCACCGGAGGGCCGCAGCGCACATGGGGCAGGGTTCGAGACTTACATAAATGGTACAATCTTTCAGATACTTACTGTTTACATGTTGCGAAGCTGCCGTGATGGCTAAAATTTCAGCATGGGCAGTTACGTCTTTTAGTAATTCGGTTTGATTGTGGGCTTTTGCCAAAATCTGTTGCTTGTAAACAATGACCGCACCAATTGGGACTTCTCCGGCTGCAATTGCTTTTTTAGCCTCATCCAGGGCCATTTTCATAAAAGCTTTGTCATCAAACACCTTAATCACCTGATCATTTTTAGAATCCGCACAAAGTTATATCTTTGCACA
Protein-coding sequences here:
- a CDS encoding nucleoside deaminase translates to MIKVFDDKAFMKMALDEAKKAIAAGEVPIGAVIVYKQQILAKAHNQTELLKDVTAHAEILAITAASQHVNSKYLKDCTIYVSLEPCPMCAAALRWAQIGRLVYAAEDEKMGYMRFGNGLLHPKTKIEFGLLRTESSEMLSAFFKAKRKPK